In one Lycium barbarum isolate Lr01 chromosome 7, ASM1917538v2, whole genome shotgun sequence genomic region, the following are encoded:
- the LOC132602301 gene encoding CBL-interacting serine/threonine-protein kinase 5-like, whose product MEKKILFGKYEMGKQLGKGTFAKVFHATNLATGENVAIKVIKKEIVKSQALMEQIKREISVMSLVRHPNIVELKEVMATKTKIFIVMEYVKGGELFAKVAKGRLKQDVARKYFQQLISAVEFCHSCGVSHRDLKPENLLLDENENLKVTDFGLSALPEQLLNDGLLYTQCGTPAYIAPEIIRNKGYNGDKADIWSCGVILYVLLAGCLPFRDANLVNLYRKIFKAEYRFPPWLSTEIKRLISRILVPNPQKRISITGIMKDPWFRKGFNKMPNGISSIDHEHDTISMLDKFGREEYLKHGGMMKSPSSPALLNAFELISSMSAGANLSSLFENKKKTESIFTSRCSATIIMAKIQLMANKLNFRVARVNSSTLRLQSPFDGRKGRLFVAIEVFKVAPEVAVVKFSKISGDSQEYTKFFEEEVRPNLKDIVLSWHVEEVLSGCDKEECKIPMKSCASCKDFSQNKSEEIDITANLSSSV is encoded by the coding sequence ATGGAGAAGAAAATATTGTTCGGCAAATATGAAATGGGGAAACAATTAGGCAAAGGCACATTCGCTAAAGTTTTCCATGCAACAAACCTTGCCACAGGCGAAAACGTGGCGATCAAAGTGATCAAGAAAGAGATAGTGAAATCTCAAGCACTGATGGAGCAAATCAAGAGGGAAATCTCCGTTATGAGCCTTGTTCGCCACCCTAACATTGTCGAGCTCAAAGAAGTCATGGCAACAAAAACCAAGATCTTCATTGTCATGGAATACGTGAAGGGCGGCGAACTCTTTGCAAAAGTAGCCAAAGGGAGGCTCAAACAAGACGTGGCTCGAAAATATTTTCAGCAGTTGATTAGTGCTGTTGAATTTTGCCACAGTTGTGGTGTTTCTCATCGTGATCTAAAGCCAGAAAATCTCCTTCTTGATGAGAATGAGAATTTGAAGGTGACAGATTTTGGCCTTTCGGCTTTGCCAGAGCAATTACTCAACGATGGGCTTCTTTACACTCAGTGTGGAACTCCAGCCTATATTGCACCTGAGATAATAAGAAATAAAGGATATAATGGTGATAAGGCTGATATTTGGTCATGTGGAGTCATATTATATGTTCTTCTTGCAGGGTGTTTACCTTTTCGAGATGCTAACCTTGTGAATCTATATAGAAAGATTTTCAAAGCTGAATATAGGTTTCCTCCATGGTTATCTACAGAAATAAAACGTTTAATATCTAGAATATTAGTACCTAACCCACAAAAACGGATTAGTATAACAGGAATAATGAAAGACCCTTGGTTTAGAAAAGGTTTTAATAAAATGCCAAATGGGATTTCATCAATTGATCATGAACATGATACAATTTCCATGTTAGATAAGTTTGGAAGAGAGGAATATTTAAAGCATGGAGGGATGATGAAGTCACCATCCTCCCCAGCCTTATTGAATGCTTTTGAATTGATCTCATCAATGTCAGCGGGAGCCAATTTATCAAGCTTGTTTGAAAACAAGAAGAAGACGGAGTCCATTTTTACGTCGAGGTGTTCAGCCACAATCATCATGGCCAAGATTCAATTGATGGCCAATAAATTGAATTTTAGGGTTGCAAGAGTCAACAGTTCAACCTTGAGGCTACAAAGTCCCTTCGATGGTCGGAAAGGGCGGTTATTTGTGGCCATAGAGGTGTTCAAGGTGGCTCCAGAAGTGGCTGTGGTTAAGTTCTCAAAGATCTCAGGTGACTCACAAGAGTACACCAAGTTTTTTGAGGAGGAGGTAAGACCAAACTTGAAGGACATTGTTCTATCATggcatgttgaggaagtgttaaGTGGTTGTGACAAGGAAGAGTGCAAAATACCCATGAAGTCATGTGCTAGTTGCAAGGATTTCAGCCAAAATAAGTCAGAAGAAATTGACATAACTGCCAATTTGTCATCCAGCGTGTGA